Genomic DNA from Garra rufa chromosome 22, GarRuf1.0, whole genome shotgun sequence:
GTGTGGCATAACTCAATCATGTCCTCGACCTCGATAAAGACAAAAACAACACTTGGTGTTTGCAATaaagcatctaaaggacccttagactgtgagaaacaagattctgtggtctgatgaatctcaattccaagcataatgtttgaaggaaaccagacacTACTCATCACATGCAGAGTACCATCCTAAAAGTAAAGTGTGTTGGTagtagcctcatgctgtgggggtgtttttcagtggCAAAGACTGAAaaactcatcagagtagaaggaaagcttaATGCACCaaaatagccttaatgaaaaccgaTTGtcgagcattcagaacctcagactgggcggaaggttcaccttccaacaggaaaatgaccctaagcacacagcaagagtgacttatagacaactctgtgaatgtccttgagtggcccagcagCCACAGCCTGGACTTGAATCCAATCaaaatttctggagaaacctgaaaatgtctgccagaccccatccaagctgacagagcttgagaggtgaagaggtgagaagaGGAATGGCACATAATTGCTGAATGTTGAtatgcatcatacccaaaaagacttgaggctgtaaaggtgctttagctaagtactgagttaagggtatgaatacttatgcaatgtacttatttcagttttttaaaattctaatacattaatgAAGTTGTGAGAATTCTGTTATTGCTTTGTTTTTATGGTGcgtggagtgtagactgatgtaggaaaaaagtaatttaaaacagtttaagaTAAGGCAGctacataacaaaatgtgaaaaatgaaggggtatgaatactttcgcaaggcactgtatgtatacatatatacacatacagaaCTGGGTAGTAACTACATGTAATCTGAATTTAATAATCAGACTTCaaaaatgaagtacttgtaattaaaTGAAATAACCTTTTTACATTTAATCAGACCACAGTTagtttttatggattacatgattacaaattatttatacaatagcaataaattattcacaatttattaattctccCTAATTCCTCCATTTCATTTCTCTTTTGTTTACAGTATTATACATTCAaaaagtcttccagttttgtAGACATTCACACAAAAACCACAAATTAGTCAGCTGGCGACACAGCAgttgaccactgatttacaaaaatcatttcagatttaaaaagtgttttaataTTGCATCAACTAGATGAACACATGAATGTTTATTAGAATTATCACTCTGTGTGTTACTTAACCATGTATTTCcatgtctttggaaggcttttgtccttcaaacacattaaaataaatgaattcacaaactttttttctgataCTATTTCAtctaatatatttacttgaagtacccctgagattttaaaatgaatattttaatgATTAAGTATCACATCACATTGATTTTATAATggcttatttttaatttaacattttatgatttaattaattattaggtTTTCATTAAATGTATAAACCCGatgcagttccttcacaaaccTAGACATAATATAATGTTtgatgcacttcatgttgttaattacagtgccttgcgaaattattcataccccttcatttttttcacattttgttatgttgctgccttatgttaaactactttaaattacttttcccccctcatcaatctacactccctactccataatgacaaagcaaaaaaataggtttgtaacatttgtgcaaatttattaaaaataaaaaactgaaaagatcctgttgcataagtattcatacccttttctgggacactcgaaatttagctcaggagcataaactgtggcaaattaatttgaatgagtgtgatttagaaaggcacacagctctcagaaaaggtctaacagctgaaaatgcatatcagagcaaaaaccaagtcctgaggtcaagataactgcctgtagagctcagtgacagacttgcgttaagacaatgatctagggaagagttcagaaaaaaatctgctgcattgaaggttcacagaagcatgtagcctctattatccataatggaagacgactggaacaactaggactctagaaaatgtctgccagcccccatccaagctgacagagcttgagaggtgaaaaggtgaggcaaagaatggcagataattgccaaatgcagatgtgcaaagcttgtcacatcatacccaaaaagacttgaggctgtaaaggtgcttcaactatgtactgagttaagggtatgaatacttatgcaatgtacttatttcagtgttttatttttaattaaataaataaatttattaataaatttgtaaaatttgcaaatctgtttttgctttgtcattattatggtgtatggagtgtaaattgatttggggaaaaactaatttaaagcagttttaacAATGCAAccaaacaaaatgtgacaaaaatgaaggggtatgaatacttttgcaaggcactgtacaacgaatgaaatatattttcttaaactttgcatttttatatcaatatatgAGATTATCCTGTTTAGCGGTTAATGAGATAGGTCAAAAGAAatctaaaaataatcaaaaagcagTCATTACCTAAAttttgtaatgtaatggattGTTACTAACTACAAATTTGTCGTGTAGGCCTAATttgtaatacacacacacacacacacacacacacacacacacacacacacacacacacacacacacacacacacacacacacacacacacacacacacacacacacacacacacacacgttccatTAATGTTgctaatttaaaaatacaaaaatatgaataaaaaatttgAAAACAAATGGTAAagggcttttattttgaagtctGGTCGTTGCGGTTGTTTTGTGTTTGTCACTGTTCACGTGTGACAACACTCAGATAGTTCAAGTTTACGCTGAATCGACAACACCTATGGACTTTAGACTGCGTTTGAAATAACGAATTACTCTTAACACTACTGTGCTTATAACAGCTAAAATGGGGATATTATACAACGGCCTTAATGCGACGAATATGTTGTGCAAGTCCAGACAGTTTTCCATCGGTTAACTTGATTTTGAAGAGCAAGTCAGTGTAAACAGCTGACCTGAATGAAATCAGTCTTGTCGTCGTTTCATATTCGAAAGCTGCTCACTCACTAATAATGTCAATTGTAGAGTCTGACGAAAACACTCCGCTTCTCAGAGGCGATATTACAAGGTAAGTTTTTGATAATTGCATTGTAATGACGGAGTCTGAACTCCAAAGTATTTGGCTCGAACACTCTAACAAATGTTGCCTGTGTGTTATGCCACAAGGGCATTTCTGTCACTAATGCACAACATGATGGAAAGTACAAAATAGATTATGTCAGTGTGAAAGTTGAGGCTCACTGGGGAGAGTGAAGATATGAATCTTTCATGAGCTTATGCCATAATACTCAATAACATGCATGATGCACGAAATCATTGTATTTAAACAGGCTTAAGTGTAAACAATTAAGAGCTAGGATTGTTATTTGTATATCCATGAATGCTAATAAATTGTATTTTCCTCTGTAAGTCATCGGGATGCTGACAGAAGCCGCTGGAGGTCCATCAGGGTTATGTACTTCACCATGTTCCTCAGCAGTGTTGGTAAGAAACATGTTTTTACTCAGATAAATTGATAAGTAGTGCAGATGTATAGTACTGTCGGTTCAATGAACATAGATGTATCCGTTCATTTTAGAGCTGAAAACCTGTTGTAACTTGCAAGATGTTTGTGCAATGTCAGGACACGCTGTTTAACTGTAAACTGTGCAATTAAATTCAACATTTTATGCTTTTGAACGTCATAAAAAACAGTAAAGGTGTAACAAGAAGGAATTTGCCTGTACATCTGTTGTAGTTACAATTATATTTTCCTAGTTCATAGATAAATGAATGTTAGTTGCATTGTTTATATAGTACATATTAAATGCGTGTAATATGTGTTAGTGATTGCAATGCTTTTTCTTAGGTTTTACGATTGTCATCACTTCCATATGGCCGTATCTGAAGAAAGTAAGTGTATTTGCATTTACACACTCTGTGTTACATTTTGTATTCGGGCTATGCATTTTATAAGTTGGTAATCAAACCCATGGCCTTGTGTTTCTCGCAACGTGTTTGATTTACAGTAACAAAGTGTATTTTATACAGTTGAGATTTGAGTGTTCTTTAGTATGGCAGTTCTACAAATTATGTGCAAAGTGTGATTCAGTGAACTAAGCTTAATTTACAAACTGGAAGTGAAACAGAGAAGTAGTTATATGTGCCTTTCGTTTCTAAGAAAGTGTGCCCAAGATTCTTAAATGCTTCTACTGAAACCTGTTGATTTTTTAAATTCAATCATTTCCCCTGAGAAATTAAAATGTTCTCTAAAATCCATAGAGGTTTAAATTCTGTGATTGAACATATATAGGAACTGAGATCTGTTTTTGAATGTGTCCTTTGTGTAACCATGCAGAAGTGTGTGCAGTTAGAGTTATTCAGAGAGTTATTCAGTACACTAaacaatatatatgttttttttaaattttatttaaagggataaaaaaaaaagaaaattaccccatggtttactcatcctcaagccatcctaggtgtatatgacttttttctttcagacgaatacaatcggagttatattaaacaaTGTCCTgactcttctaagctttataatggcagtgaatgggcgttGAGAagtgtccatccatcataaaaagtactccacacagctctagggggttaataaatgttttctgaagcAAAtgcttttttgtaaaaaaaaaaaaaaaaaatccatactaAAACTCCATAtcaagctccggtgagaatatgttAGTCCCACgaaaaccaagttttgtttacattgaaggaaaaccagtctcctcttggcttatattgaaatcctctaacatttttctttacaaatcctcattttgtacttctaatttgtgaccagtgttttgttttgctgtctCCACTGTGCTTCCTCGTTCACCTGCGTCCTATGTTAcccgctggaatgccactctcatAAATGCGTGTTCGTCAATtaacagaagctagagattatagtttataaagttttaaataggatatttttcttaaacacatcaatttgcatcagaaggcctttattaaccctttggagccgtgtggagtactttttataatggatggatgccctttattggacttcaaaatctcaacacccattcacagccattataaagcttggaagagccaggacattttaaaaaattttaacaaaaagtcatatacacctagaatggcctgagggtgagtgaatCATGGGGGTAATTTTCCCtttactatccctttaaatttctttaaaaataagtttATGTTCTGTTCAGTGGAGCACACGTTTTTTTCACGCTTGCATGGTTGACTGAAGGCATGAAAAACAGCCAACTGCAGTGCAAAACTGCAATGTTATATTCTGTACTGTTCACTCATCAATTTTTTTCACAGTTGCACAGTAAATTTTCAAGTTCTGTTAGTCCGTGACTGTCTTGTAAGTCAATCGATCATGCTCTGTTTGTCTTTTTTAGATTGATGGAAGTGCAGATGCCAGTTTCTTGGGATGGGTGGTTGCTGCATATAGTTTGGGTCAGATGGTGGCCTCACCCCTCTTTGGATTGTGGTCCAATCACAGGCCTCGGCGAGAGCCGCTAGTTTGCTCTATAGTCATCAATGTCTCAGCTAATATCTACTACGCCTATGTCTACCTACCTCACTCATACAACCAAATTCACATGCTTTTGGCTCGTACCTTTGTCGGCATTGGTGCAGGtaaacatttacacacacatccTTTTTTAgagaaagaaataaatacttttatttagcaaggatgcattaaattgatcaaaagtgacagtaaagacgtattgttacaaaaatatatattgtaaataaatgctgttcttttgagctttataTTCTTTGAAGAATCCTGTATCACGGTTTCCagaaaaataaatcagcatattaaaatgatttctgaaggaccatgtgatattaaagactgaagtaatggcttctgaaaattcagcgttgacaacacaggaataaattagattttaaaatatattttaatagaacagttattttacattgtattactattttacaacattactgtttttgctgtattcttgatcaaataactgcagccttggtgagcataagcgacttctttcaaaaaaaatgaCGACTCCAAACCTTATACATTTTAAAGATACATGCTTTAaacaagtacactaccagtcaaatgtgttgaacagtaagatttttaatagaatttcttctgctcaccaagcctgtatttatttgatccaaaatacagcaaaagcagttttattgtggaatatttttactatttaaaatgactgctttttattagaatatattttaaaatgtaatttattactgtgatcacAGCTGATTTAAAAAGAAGGAaattatgctcattaaggctgcatttatttgataaaaaaacagaaatgtgcagaatttatatgtgaatatactttaaattaatttattccagtgattacagtgtcacatgatccttcagaaatcattctaatatgctgatttgctgtttaaaaaacttatttttattattatcaatatttaaaacagttactttcatttagcaaggatgatgataaagacatttataatgttacaaaagatttcaatttcagataaatgctgttcttctgaagtttctattcatcaaagaaaaaaatgaatgttttttgagcagcaaatcagaatattagaaggatttctgaaggatcatgtgactggagtaatgatgcaaaaaattcagctttgaaatcagaaaaaatttgattttaaaaagtattcaaatagaaacgatgttttaaatagtaaaaatatttcaaagtttgactgtatttgctgtacttgggatcaaataaatgcacttctttaaaaaaaaaaacgtttgactggtagtgtaaatactaCTATGATTAGCAATCCAAtgatttaaaaactattttatttattcatttaatgatTATTTTAGCAGCTATTATCAACCACAAAGTAAAGTACTTTATTTGCattgttacagttttttaccCTGTCCTGTAGGTAATGTAGCAGTTGTGAGGTCTTATGTGGCTGGTGCCACTTCCTTGAAGGAGAGAACCAGTGCAATGGCTAACATGAGCGCCTGTCAGGCTCTTGGCTTCATACTTGGCCCAGGTTTGTATAAAGGCAATCCTGGCACATTTAAAGTGAACCTGGTCTGTAAGAACAGTAATTGTTCCAAACCTAGTTTGATAGTCTTCTTTTATCATTTAATAGCTATCATTAACCCTAGAAGATGTTGATTGTGTTCATTTCTCAGCCCTGCAGGCTGCTTTGTCATTCATTGGAGAAACTGGCGTCACTGTGAATGTCATCCAGCTTCAGGTTAATATGTACACTGCTCCAGCGCTGTTGGCAGCCTGCTTCGGGATCATTAACATTCTGCTGGTTATATTAGTTTTGAGGTAATGTAACCTCAGTATTTTATAGCATTTAGGACCCAAACAACAGTGTTTTATTTCAGGTCTGACCTAAAGCTTACATTATTTGACTGTACTTGAATAAATCAATGCAtagaattaaaaatgttttacattaTTTAGGGAGCACTGTGTGGATGACCATGGACAGCATATCCACGCAATTAACTACACCCAAGAAGGTTAagatatttctgttttaaatactgtAGCAGTGTACTCTTTTATAATAATTCATGTAATAATTCAGATTATTTTACACAGTGctttgtctttttgtttttagAGCGAGTGGATGTGGCTCCTGAGGTGGCAGGTGATATTGACCAGATCGCAGTGTTCACATCTAATGTCCTTTTCTTCGTTATTCTCTTTATTTTTGCTGTGTTTGAAACGTAAGTGGTGACACTTTAATCTAGACTAATTTTTGATAGTTTATATAATCAGATTATATTTATGATCATTTTTTTCCTTATACAGTATATCTACTCCTCTATCAATGGACATGTTTTCTTGGACAAGAAAAGAAGCCGTTTTGTACAACGGTATCATATTGGCCGCCATTGGCTTTGAGTCCATCCTCGTCTTCCTGGTGGTAAAAGTGGTCTCAGcaaggtaaataaaaaaaatggttttgtaagatttgtaattttatttagatttgttggtcccactttacattaggtggccttaactactatgtacttatgtttaaattaatcatttggtacaattcacttattgtgtacatgtttttgaacagtaagatttttaattttttttaagaagtctttttTGCTTAAAGAGGCggcatttatttgaaccaaaaaattacagcaaaaacagtaaaattgtgaaatatttttactatttaaaataacagttttctatttaaaaatatattaaaatgtaatttattcctgtgatcaaagctaaattttcagcatcattacttcagtcttcagtgtgtcacgatctttcagaaattattctaatatgctgatttgctgttcgagaaacatttatttttttattattattatcaatatttaaagcagttgagtacattgagattttttgatgaatagaaagagccAAAGATCTTTTTGGAagcatttatctgtaataaaaagcttttgtaacattatacactatattcaaaagcttggagtcagtatatatacccatattttttgggggaaagaaatgatagaaattaatacttttatttagcaagaatgctttaaattgatcaaaagtgatgataaagacatttataatgttacaaaagacatacataattcttctgaactttctattcatcaatgaaacctgaaaaaattct
This window encodes:
- the mfsd8 gene encoding major facilitator superfamily domain-containing protein 8 translates to MSIVESDENTPLLRGDITSHRDADRSRWRSIRVMYFTMFLSSVGFTIVITSIWPYLKKIDGSADASFLGWVVAAYSLGQMVASPLFGLWSNHRPRREPLVCSIVINVSANIYYAYVYLPHSYNQIHMLLARTFVGIGAGNVAVVRSYVAGATSLKERTSAMANMSACQALGFILGPALQAALSFIGETGVTVNVIQLQVNMYTAPALLAACFGIINILLVILVLREHCVDDHGQHIHAINYTQEERVDVAPEVAGDIDQIAVFTSNVLFFVILFIFAVFETISTPLSMDMFSWTRKEAVLYNGIILAAIGFESILVFLVVKVVSARVGDRPLLLGGLILIFAGFFILLPWGNQFPKIQWTDIQNNTMPALQLAPTPSSNTSLEPTGCPSEQTWCLFTPVIHLAQYITSDILIGVGYPTCNVMSYTLYSKILGPKPQGVYMGWLTASGSGARTLGPVFVSHVYTLLGPRWAFSVICGIVLAAVVLLSAMYKRLVAFSVRHGRIEE